The sequence GCTCCGTCAGGGGCGGTGGACGCGTAGGTACTCCACCTCGTAGGACATCTGCGAGACGCCCGGGGCGGGAGCCGGGTGGTAGCGGCCCGCGCACACCGACAGGTTGACGATGAGGTACGCACGCCAGTTGCGCCCGACGCCCCGGCGGTCGGCGAAGACCCGGGTGCCGTTGACCCACCACACCACCGAGCGCGTTCCGAACTCGACCTTGAGGTCCACCCATGCGCCGGGGGCGATGGAGGAGTCCCGGTGGTAGCGCGAGCCGCCCTTGACGTGGTTGGAGAGTTCGAGCAGGTCGGGGTTGTCGGGGTGGTACTCGAAGATGTCGATCTCGTTGCCGCCGTCCCGCCAGGTCCAGATCGCCGGCCAGGCCCCGATCTCGGCGGGCAGCCGGACCCGGGACTCCAGCACGTCACCGGCCCGCACCATGAACGCCTCTTGGCTGCCCTCGGTGGTCAGCAGGCCGGCGTTCCACTTGCCGTCCGGGCGGCGGGTGGCGCGGAAGGTGCCGGTCCGGCTGTAGGAGGGGTCGGCCACGAGGTAGTCGAGTTTGTTGTCGCCGGTGTTGGTGGGGCCGCCGTTCGGATAGGCCCAGGACCGGCCGGCCACCCACTGGGAGGTCGACTGGAAGTTCGCGGTGAAGATCGGGGCCCGGGCGCTCAGCGGCGCGGCCGCGTCGTCGGGGGTGTCGGTGGAGCGTCCTGTGAGTCGTCGGAGCCAGTTGAGAACCTGAGTGAGCACGAGCGGCCCCTTCCCATGTGTGGACGCCTCTTCGAGCATGCCCGGATGCGGTGCGTTACATACCGGTGGACCGGTTTGTATGTGACCCGTATCGCTGTGTAATAATCGATCAGCATCTAGGGTCATTACATGTGAGGGTGGGTTCCGTAGGGACCGCCCCGCTCCGGGCGGCCGACTCGGAGGATCGAACGAGGAGTTGCAGCGGTATGTGGAAGTGTGAGCGGGTCATCGGCGCCGACCTGGATGTCGAAGAGGTCCTCGGCCTCTACCGGGCGTCCACCCTCGCCGAGCGTCGTCCCGTGCACGACGTCGAGCGCTTCGCCCGGATGCTGGCCGGAGCCAACCTCGTCGTCGTCGCCCGTGCCGAGGACGGCCGGCTCATCGGCATCGCCCGCTCGATCACCGACGGCGCGTACTCGACCTACCTGGGCGATCTCGCCGTAGACGTCGCCTACCAGGGCCAAGGTGTGGGCCGCGAACTCATCCGCGTGACACAGGAAGAGGCGCCCGAGGCCAAGCTGATCCTGCTCGCCGCGCCGGCCGCGGTCGACTACTACCCGCACATCGGCTTCACCCGCCACGAGTCCGCCTGGACCCTCGACCGCCTCCACTGAGCCGATGTCACGGCGTCAACCCACCTTTTCCATAAGCCAG comes from Streptomyces virginiae and encodes:
- a CDS encoding family 16 glycosylhydrolase encodes the protein MSARAPIFTANFQSTSQWVAGRSWAYPNGGPTNTGDNKLDYLVADPSYSRTGTFRATRRPDGKWNAGLLTTEGSQEAFMVRAGDVLESRVRLPAEIGAWPAIWTWRDGGNEIDIFEYHPDNPDLLELSNHVKGGSRYHRDSSIAPGAWVDLKVEFGTRSVVWWVNGTRVFADRRGVGRNWRAYLIVNLSVCAGRYHPAPAPGVSQMSYEVEYLRVHRP
- a CDS encoding GNAT family N-acetyltransferase, with protein sequence MWKCERVIGADLDVEEVLGLYRASTLAERRPVHDVERFARMLAGANLVVVARAEDGRLIGIARSITDGAYSTYLGDLAVDVAYQGQGVGRELIRVTQEEAPEAKLILLAAPAAVDYYPHIGFTRHESAWTLDRLH